In the genome of Chryseobacterium sp. 52, the window ATAGTCAAAATTAGCCGCATTAAGATCATACTGTCCTAAAAGGAATCCTAGACGTACTGCAGATCTTCTTTGTGGAGGTGTTCCGTGGTGGTTTGAACTTGATGTCTGATAATCTCCAATGCTCTGTGCGAATTCATAAGCCGCAGCAATTTCTGCGAAACTGGTTTTGTTGAATCCGTTTGGTCTTCTTAAGTAATATCCTGCAAAACCATCTGCTTCAAGCTCGTTTGGTCTTGCCGTTGATTCATTGACTGAAGGAAGATTAAAGATGTACTGCAGCTGGTGACCATATTCATGAGCAAGGATCATAGCATTGACAATATCTCCGCCTTTGTTTTTTGCATCATAATAAATGGCGTAACCGTAGTAAATTTTCCCTGAAGAATAAGAGATGGCATTGTACGTAGAATTGAAATTGGATGCATCGTTTACAAAACGAAGAGTAGGATTGCTTCTTCCCCACATGCTTGCAATTTTAGTCATCTGAGCATTCATGAAGTTGGTGTCTGTAGAATTCTGTAGTGAAGTGGTCAATACAGAAGCTGAGCTCCAGTTTTGATCTACATAGGAGCAGCTCTTTTCAAGTTCTCCGGGTTGTTCGATCTTTGAATTTTCAGATTGAGATTCAGGAAGAACAGATTCTTCCATTTTGTCATCACGGCATGCTGTTAAGGAGAAAGCAGCAATAGCTCCTGCTAATAAGCAGAATTTGAAGTTTCTTTTCATATCAAATTTTTTTTGGTGATAGCGAAGGTATAAAATTATATCTTAAGTCTGAGCACTTTAATTAAAAAAATTATTCAAAACATAGTGATATGATTTTTTATTTAAAAAATACAGATCTGATTGTAAGCTATTTAGAAATTTATTCATATATTTGCACCTCGAAATAACTAAAAATTTATAAACAATGTTTGCAATTGTAGAAATAGCAGGGCTTCAATACAAAGTTGAGCAAGACCAGAAGTTGTTTGTAAACCGTTTAAAAGGAGAAAAAGGAGACAAGGTTTCTTTTGATAAAATTCTTCTTACTGTAAACGGTTCAATCACTGTTGGCGCCCCAGCTGTAAGCGGTATCACTGTAGATGCAGAGATCCTAAACCATGTAAAAGCTGATAAAGTAATTATTTTCAAAAAGAAAAGAAGAAAAGGTTATCAGGTAAAGAATGGTCACAGACAATCTTTAACTCAAATTCAAATCACTGGTATTACTGGTTTTGAAGCTGGAGCAAAGAAAGTGGCTAAAAAAGAAACAGCAAAAGCTGAGATTCTTTCTGACAACGCAACTGTTAACTTTGGTGAAGATCATGAATTGAACTATCACTTAAAGAAAAACAACTTGTCTCAGTCTAAAGAAAACAGAGAAATGTTAACTACTTTAGGTAAAGCAGTTAAAGTTGAATTAGAAAAGAATATTCTTACTCACGAAGAAGTAGATGCTGCTATCGTTAAGAATATTGATCAATTTAAAGCCCTTAACAAATAATCCAGTAATAAAATGGCACACAAGAAAGGAGTCGGTAGTTCCAAGAACGGTAGAGAATCTCACTCTAAGAGATTAGGTGTGAAGATTTTCGGAGGACAAGATGCTATTGCCGGAAATATTATTATCAGACAGAGAGGTACACAACACCACCCGGGTGAAAACGTGGGAATGGGTAAAGACCACACTTTGTTTGCATTAGTAGACGGTAAAGTAGTTTTCAGAAAGAAAGCAAACAACAGATCTTTCGTATCTGTAGAAGCAAACGCATAATCATTTAAGCGTTTTATAAAATCTAAAACCTCGGCATTAGCTGAGGTTTTTTTATGCCCTATATCTATCAAAGCGTAAATATTTTCGTTAATATTCCAATTATAGTGAAATATTTATATATTTGTTAACAATCAAATAACAAATCATTTGCGGATGCCGAAAAGCGAACAGAGTAGGCAGTACATTAAAACAAATTACTATGAAAAATTTGAAAAAGTTAACAAAGAGAGAATTGAAATCAATAGGTGGTGGTGCTTTAGCATGTCCTCCTCCGGCAACGACCTGTGTGCAATGGTGTAGCTGGACGGCACAGCAACGATTAAAATGCAGAAATATGATTATAGATCCGGACCCGTGTCCATGTTAAAATAAATAAAGTTATTGAAAAAGGATCCTTGGCGTAAGCTGAGGATTTTTTTAGGAGTAATTATTTATACTAAAAAAAGCTCCTTGCTGGTTAAACAAAGAGCTTGTATTTTAAAATCCTACCTGGAATCCTGCTTTTACTCCAAACGTTGAAATGTCCGGTCTGTCAAGGTAATTTCCTCTCCAGTTAAAATCTACCCTAAAGATCCTAAGGTTCCCGATTCCGATATTTTCAATCCCAAATCCATATTCAAAATAGATTTGCTCGCTAGGTGCAGAATATTTAAATCCATCCACGTTGATGGCTTTGGAAGCATCACTTAAAGTTCCGTATGCGCTTCTGATAAATGCAATCTCTCTAAGCTTTAGCTTTTTGATCAAAGGGATGTAAGAAAGTATTTTTCCGTTAAAATGATGTTCAAAATGAAGGGTGGTGTAGGTATCAGCTACGAATTCATAATAATTAAGCTGTGAAAATGTGTTCTGTGCCAGACTGTAAGACTGGTTTCCCGGAACCACATTCTGAAGGGCAAGAGGAACGGTGTCAAACGTTTTTCCTGCTTCAAAGCTTAAGAGCGTCTTACCCCAGCTTCCCATAAGTATTGGCTTATAGAACATGAACTGAAGTCTGTTATAATTAAAGTCACCGTTAAAAAGTCCTTCTATACCTCTTGTGTATTTCAGTATAATGGTTGGTGCCAGCGTGCCGTGTTCATATCGGTCAACACCTGTCTGAGAAAATTTAGCGCCCGGTCTGGCAATTAAGCTGACAGTAACGTGAGAGTCGTTGAGGGTTTTTCGTAAATCACCGTTTTGGTAGTACATCAGACTGAACTTTTCAGGATTGGCAGATTTGATACTCTGTAAAGTTCCGTCTACTCTTACCTGGAAGTTTTTCCATGGCTCAATAGAAGCGAAAATATTAGTCTTGTTGATGGAGCTCAAAGAAGCATTCTCTCCTCTTGCAAAAAGAGTTGATGAGGCAAAAGTACGTGCCATAATTCCGTCATCGGTAGTAAGCTGTACACCTAGCTGCTCGATATCTCTTTTGGTTCCTGCTCCAATCATGAATCTGTTGACTCTGTTGAACATGTACCGGCCTTCAGCTCCGTATTTAACCTGTTGATCTTTGAATCCGTATGCTGTGTAAAACTGAACTCTCCATGGATCGTTCTGCCCGAAATAAGTTCTTGCTCCAAGTCTTATTCTGTCTCCTTCTACTTCGTTTTTACCATAAATTGAGAATATAGGTCCTATATCAATCCCTTTAAAAGCGTTATAATATCCTGATGCTAACGTTTCGTAGATTTTCACAATACGGTTGAATTTTGGAGTCTGCTGAAGCTTGTCAAGCATCTCATAAACCCCTCGTTCCGATTTCGATAAAGAATCCGGTCTTGCTTTTACCCAATAGGCGTCATCTTTGTCTACAAACTTGTCGTCATATTCTTCCTGTTTGCGTGTAAAAACTTTATCTTCAAGAGGCTTGTTGAACTCATATTGAGAATAGTCAACGGACCGTTTGGCGATAATACTTTTGGAAGTTCTCTTTTTTGCGAAAGGAGTAAGTTCTATTTCTGTAATGAATTTTTTAGGAAGGAATGTATTTTCGTCTGGATTGTCATATTCCAGTTCTGTGGAAATACTGTTGATAAAGTTGACATTGATCTTCTGGGTCGATTTTAAAGTGGCACCCAAAACAGCGTAGCTATCCGTATCTATATAAAGGTAACCCTGGAAAGCTAAAACATCTTTCCTTTTAGGCTGGTATCTTATCTTATAGGCATTCTCACCATGAATAGAGATCGTATCTGTTAAATTATAATCATACGTACTGAACCCATTGGATCCGACAGGACTTGGAAATCCTATGTCAAAATAATTGAGCGTGTTATCGTAGATATTAATATCACGGTAGAGGTTTTTTGCGGTAATCGTAATGACCTGATTGTCCTGAAAACCTGATGTTTTCTGTGCAACCAACAATCTTTTTGTCTTTTTCCCCGGTTTGTTCTCTCCGAAATTTTCATAAATAGATTCATTCAGGAAAATAGGAAGCCCGATCTTTCCGCTGGCTGTGGAATCTGCATAATCGAAGATGAAATCCAGCTTATTGAAGATCTTTTTGCTCATAAAAGCGCTGTCCAGATTGTTGGCATCAAACTGGATTTTTTCATATTCTTTATAAGTGTAAGTATCGAATTTATCTAAGCCGTTGTTGCGTTTTCTTTTCCAAACCTCCTGCATGATGGCATAGGCTGGATTTTCCTTCTTGTTTTTATACTTAGGTTTTTCGTTGTGGATCACAATCTCGGCAATGGTGTTCTCCTTTTCCTGTGAAAGTTTCACAAAAATATTTTCAGCACTTTCAGGAGTGATGGTAACGGTTTCGGTAGAGTAATTCTTTTTGGAGAATTTTAGTTTATAAATAATACTGTCCGACTGAACGCTGAAAGTTCCCAGGGAAGTTTTCAAAAAAGGTTCAGTATTGTCATTAATAAAGATATCTACACCTGAAATTTCCTTATTGGTTTTTGCATCGGTGATCTTGCCGTTTGCTGTATTTTGGGCATACGTAAGACAGGATATAAAAAGCAGAAAAAAGAGGTTGTAATATTTAGAGTTGTTGTTTGACATCATTTGGTTCTTCAGGCAATTAGCACAAACAAAAAGCGTGCTGTTTATTAAAAAAAGATCATATTTTTTAACGTTTTCTATGAAAAGTCACAAAACTACAAATGTAACGAAAATAACAGTAAAAGATTGTGGCAATTAATCACTCGGGAGCAGTGAATTTCACATCAAATAAATGCTGCGGGATAATAGAGTGAAAATATAAAATAAAGAAGAGTTCGGGAGCTTGTTTTTCTTCTCTATTAAGAGCTTTTCCACAATTTATTCACCTCTTTTAATTGGTTATTAATAGGCTTTTAATATGTTTTCAATAGTTTATCCATGTATTTTCCACACGATTTCAGGATGTTCTCCTTTTCGTACTAACATCTTCTTAATATTTTTTCCACAGGTTATTAACAATGGTTAATCAGATTTTATAATATGGACAACTTTTAATAATGATCTGATTTTTCGTAGGTTATTGTCATTTTTCCTGTGCTGTTATTTTTTGTAATCTGGTATTCAACAAAATATTAACAATGCATAAGCTAAAAGGAGTTGTGATGAAAACTTTCTGCGTTTTGTTGATATTTTAAGTTATTAACATTTTATATGGGTGTTCTTGAAATTCCGGTGATTCTTTTCCTGTGATGCTGACTTTGGTCGTGCTGTTAGCTGTTTTAATCTTAGAGCAAGATGTTAAAATTTATTACTTCTTATACTGTGAAAGATTACAATCAAATCCGAGCTTATGATGTACATCGGATGTATAGCTGATGAAATTCATGACAGCTATGAGCTTATTCATATTAAACCTCAATTTAGAAAGAATAGACAAAAAGCTTTTAGGATCCAATGGGAATTCTTTTGCAGATTGCGTGAGGGAAAATGGGGCTTCAGGGATAGATTTCCTTTTAATGTATCAAAGACTTATTTTCTTTTTTTGATTGAACCGAAATAAGATTTATAGCGGATCATTTTAAATCTCAAACGTTACTTTTTATATCAAGAGCCTGTAAAAAAAATCTTAAAATCTGTTGGTGGGAAATTTACATTATTGTCTCTTCTGAATAAATGTTTTGCTGATTTACACATTTTTTTATTCTATAAACCGTAAAGAAGAAACTAAAGCTATCTGTTTTTTTTCACAATAAAAAAGGGTGTTTTTCCTTCTTTATGCTACTTTTTAATCATCTATTTTCGTGTTTATAATTAAATAGTTATGAGCGAGATATATAAAATTCAGGGTAAAATTTCTGTAAAAGAAACGGGAGATAGTGTTTCAAATGTAGTGGTTCACGCTTTGGATCTTGATTTTTCGAAAACAAAACAAAGCAGTTCTGGTGCAGAAGTAAAATTGGACAATTCATTATTATATGATTCGTTGGGGTCAGTATTTACAGATATTCAGGGAAACTTTGTACTTGAGTTTAGTAAAGATGATTTTAGTTCTCCCAATCAGGAAGATCCAAGGCCGGAATTGATTTTGCATATAACAAGGCCCGAAGATTCAGATGAATTACAATCAACTTTTGAATCTAGAATTTTATATACTTCCAATCCTATTCGCTTTAAAGCAGGAAAAATTGAAAGCTACTTAATTCGTATACCGGAGAAAGAATTGGAAAAATTTAATTTGAATCTGAATGGAGCAAAAGCAATAATTCAAAAGAGGAACTCCAAAATTGAAAAGAACAAAGCAATTATTGACGAGAAAAAAGAAGTTAATAAAATAATAAAAGATAAAGTAGATGTAGCATTTGATGATTTTTCATTTTCTAAACTCCCGGAACATGTCCAGTCCTCCAAATATTATTATAAACCGGGAGACCATTTAGAAGAAAAACAAAAAGCTATTATTAATGATAAGCTTAAAGCTTTGTCAGGTATAGATACGTCAAATGCTAATAAAGAAATGCAATTAGGCTTTTCTGAAAATGAATTGAGAGGTCTTGGTTTATGGGATGAAAATAACGGAAGACCAATATCTGGTTCAGTCCTGAAATCAACAGTTGATTCAATTATAAAAACTAATTCGCTTGAACGCAGAACGGTAAAAAACTGTGTGAAGGAATTTACTGAGTCAGATTTAAATCCCATTACAACGCCAATAAAGCCTGTTGAGATTGTTGAAATTATAGATGGAATTACTATCCCAATTGCAACGCAGATCCAAAACCAACTGAGCTCAGCTACAAGTCCCGAAACAGCCTTGAAATATGAGAAAGTGATCGATGAGAAATATAAGAACAAAAATATATGTGAATCAGTTAATCAGTTCGCTCTGTGTGGGGGCCCGGCGGATGTTACGGCCTATCATGATTTTCAATCCTTAGAAATTGCTTTTGAGCATGTTTGGACTGAACTTTTTGATAATAATCTGTTATTGAAAGCCAAATCACTATATGAAGAATATGTTAAACTGGATATAGGTATACGGCATATAAATTATCCTGATGGAAGAAAAGCTCAGAAATATGAGATAAATGATAATTTATTAAGTAAGCTTTTTAGTGAATTTTCAAACATAGAATATGATTCAATAATTGGCTTAATGATAAGTGAAATTGAGGCAAGGCTCTCTGAACCGTATAAATTTTCAATTTTTGCCCCAAACTCGATTAACTATGGTGTAATGTACACTTTTCGTCAAAAATGGGAGCCAGCTAATTATCAAGTCGGTAAATTAATTTCATCGCTTCCGTTAGCGCCAAAAGAAGTTAGAAAATACAGTACGAAAAGGGTGATTACAAAATCTAAAAATGAAAAATATTTAGATGACAGAGAATTTAAAGGGAAAACAGATTCCAGTTCAACTTCTAGAGCTGAGTCCGAAATCATTAAAAGAGCACAACAAAATACTAGTTTTGGGTTAAATTCTACTGTAAGTATTAATTTGCCAGTCATTGATGCAAGTATGACAAGTAGCTTGGCCAGTACATCCGATAAGTTTTCTCAAGATACCAAAAAGAATTTCAGAGAAGCTGTGTTAAATGCTTCTGAAGAATATCGTAAACAAAATAAATTGGAAATTGAGTTTGGTTTTAAAGATGATTATAGTACGGAAACATCAGGTGAAATTTCAAATCCAAATGATGAGATTACCGTTACCTATTTATTTTATGAACTGCAACGTCAATATGACATCAGTGAGTTTTTACACAAAATAACACCCGTAGTATTGGTTGCCAATGAAGTTCCGACACCCGCAGAAATTGATGTTGATTGGCTTTTGGCTAATTCTTGGATATTAAAAAGAATTATTTTAGATGAATCGTTTTTACCTGCTTTACAAAATTTGATGGACAGTCCTGTTGGTGATGCAATGGCAATAGATAATTTGAAAGGAGCAATGGAAAAGCAGGAAGCTTTAGTGGATAGCATTCAAGCTCAAATTACTTTGAAAAACAACATTCTTGAAAGTTTAAATACTAAAATTAGTGACATTGCAACCGCTCCTGACCCAGGTAAAACAGCAATGGAACAATTTACTATTGCAAGAGCATTTTTTGATCCCATCGGTTCTCTCCTGTCCAATGCTGCTTCAACTGATGATAAACCAAGCCAGGCAGAAAGAATAAATGAATACTTAAAAAATACGGTTGAAAGAACAGAAAAAGAAAATGCAGTTTTAAATTCCGGTTTAAAACAAGAACAATCTGGTCTTCAGCAAATTGTTGAAAAATACAATAAAGAAACCCGTGAGTTTTTTGATAAACAGACAGCTATTACTCAATTAAAAATTCATATCAAAGAGAATATTCTCTATTATATGCAGCGCATTTGGGATTATGAACCAGCTGATCAACGTTTTTTCAGACTGTATAATTTAGAAATAAATTGGTTTGAAGAAGAAGGAGCAGATGAAACGATAACAGTGAATCCATTCGGAAGAAGTGTTCGTGGAATGTATAACTTTAAAAGCAAACTTAAAAGCCGTATAAGCCGCACATCTGCAAAACGAAAATTAATTGAAGTAGCAGATTTGGATAAATTATTGGGATACAAAGGCAATTATATGATTTTCCCAGTTAAAGAAATGAGCTATTTGCATATTTATATGATGCAGGAATTTATAGATAATGTGACCAATGGTATTAAAGATGCGGATGAGTTTGCTAATTATACCACTCAGGATTTAATAGATTACTTAAAATGTGTAAAACTGAATAATCCAACAAGTTTTGAAGCAGAAAAAGATTTTGTAATTGCAATAATTAATGAGCGTTTGCAGTCTACCCGTAAAGAAAAAGAAAGAGTGATTATTCCAACCAATTCTACTTTTATTGAAGCCTTACCAGGTAAACATCCCATTATGGAAGATTTTAAACTGGCACACCGTGGCCTGGATGTGAAAAAAGTGCAAGCCGAAGTGCGTTATGCTGAGCTGGAAAACTTACGACTGGCCGCACGATTAATCGAAGGTGAAAGAGAAGATCCGGATATTGAGAAAGTGGTGATTAAAAAATAGTTTAATTATAAATAGATCGAGATGGGAGAATCAAGATTAATTGTACCCAGAGCAACTCAGGATAGAGGAATTAATAATCCATTATCTTATAATGAGCAATTCCCGGATTGGACATCTGATTCTGTATTGGATTTTATGAGAAATGGGCCACAAACATATGACTTTGGCCAGCATCAAAGAGGTAGCGCAGAAAGAGGGGTTATAAACATTGATCCTTTTGAAGCGCCAACCAGAGTTGTACCTCCGGTTACTTTACCCAACCAGCCACCAGTTAGAACTTCAGGCGGAAGGAGGCGTCAGCTTGACCCCGCTGAGCAACCTCTTCCAGATCCCGGACCAGATATTATTCCTCCATTCATGAGTACGGTAGAAGCACCTTCAATAGCCCCGCCTATGGTGTATATGGATGGCCGGCAAGTAGATTCACGTGACACGGAATCTTTTATACATTTTCTGGAGCAAAGAAGACTTGAAGATCAACATACGCAGATTGAAATACAGAGAAATTATGCGCAACAAATAGCATTAGAAAGAGAGGAAGCAGCAAGAGGAATCGCTAATCGGTATACTTATAATCCTAACGAAACTTTTAGGGATTCCTGGTATTTAAATAATTCGTACAGATTAATTATGCAGCATTTAGAGTACCCGGCTCTTTATCCATTGCCTCCGGTTCTTCAAAATGAATTAGAAATCAATAGGTTGCAGTATATTTATCATCCTCGTTATATTGTACAGCAATCTGCAAGATGGATGTTGGGAGATGATAATGCATTAGAGCCATTTAGACCTGAATTAGAAACACTGGAAGAAAATTTAGATAGGGCAGGTCTTTTTGGTAGCTTCGCTGGAATCGGACTTGGGCTTTTGTGGTCATTACGGGAGATTACTTCAGGTTTACCAGATCTCATCAATATGTTATCAACTATTCGCCCTGCGAATAGCGACGATTATGCAGATTTTTTAAATATAATGAGAGAATTAGCTAATTCTGAAATAACAAATCAGGCCGTAAGCAGACAAATTGCAGATATTATTCAGACAGGATTTCAAGGTCTTCAGCAGAACATTGATAGAATATATGAACAGTCTTCTGAAGGGCATTTGGTTAGGCCTGCTGCAGAAATAACACAAATAACAGTCGGTATAATTGAGATCATTGATGGAATTCATGGGGTCTTAGCTCTGGCCAGGCATAGTCCGGAAATGCTGACTAGATTACAATCTGCTTCTAGAAGTTTTAGAAGGCAAATTCAACAAATGGATGTTCCTGACTCAGGATATTCGGAATTTAGACGTTTCCTGGCAGATGAACAGGGATCTGCAGTTTTTGGATCGAGTAGAGGAAAAACCAGGCAAGCGCCTATTACAGTCAGACCCGCTAGTGCTGATCCTATACAATCTGAAATAATAAGAACCCCCAGATGGAGAAGAATTTCACATCTGGTTGAAGATGAAGCAGAGTTAAATAGATTAAGAGATGTTTTTTATGAAATGGATAGGTTTAGGTTAAATGTACAGCTTCCGGAAGCTAGGACCCAGAGAGGGGTGCCAACATTGGCGCGGTTAGAGCTGTCTTCAGTTTCGGACCCAATATACGGAGTGAGTACATCTTTTAGTTCGCCTTCAGGGGCTTCAAGAGAACAGGTCAGATTATTACAGGAATTATTAAGGGAAATTTATGATGTAGCCCCACACAGAGCAGTTATGGAGCATGCCGAGGCGGATGCAATAATTACAGCTTGGAATGGAAATATAATGTCTCAAACAGGCATTCTCTATACAGACAGGCCTTTATGTGGTTTTTGTGCAACCTCATTAAGAAGATTATTTCCTATCATTGGACTGCAGGAATTATCAGTCTATCAATTGGTTCCTGAGTCCGGACAGGTATTTAGAGCGCTCCTTACATTTTGAAAGAATATTATTTCCAATTTGGATGTGTAAATAGAAATTAAGCTCTATTTTTTAAAGTGATGAAATAGTAAAGATTGATCCTCTCTTATGGTTAAATTTCCTGAAGTGGAAATCGAAGATTCGAAGAGCCAATGTGTATCAGGAAAAATACAGAGACAAAATAAAAAAAGACCTACATTTCTGTAAGTCTTTTTGCTCCTCCTGCTGGGCTCGAACCAGCGACCCTCTGATTAACAGTCAGATGCTCTAACCAACTGAGCTAAGGAGGAATTTTCCTCTGTTTAAGGTGTTGCAAATATAAAAGTAATATTAATATCAGGCAAATTTTATCCCCAATTAACGGTGATTTTGGAGTAAAAATGTTGAATCTCAGGAAGAAATATTTCAACATCTTTTTATTGAATCCTAATAATCTTCAAATAAATGCCGGAAATAGAGCTCCGGAGCCTCTAAAAAATTCCTTGTAAGCTGATAATGTTCCGTCTCTTTGTAATGAATTTTCTGAATTTTGTTATCTAATAAATAAATTTCAGCACCGGGATAGCTCATCAGAATTGGGGAGTGGCTGGAAATAATAAACTGTGCTTTTCCTGCTTTTTCCAGTTTATGAATGATCGATAATAAAGAAAGCTGCCGCTGTGGCGAAAGGGCAGATTCCGGTTCATCAAGGATATAAATGCCATTCTGGAAGTGATTATGGAATAATGAAAGGAAAGCCTCACCATGAGATTGTTGATGCAGAGATTTTCCTCCATAGGCGTTCAGAACACTCCTGTCTTCTTCTGCTACTTCATCAATATAAGTCGAGAAATTGAAAAAACTTTCCGCTCTCATGAAAAAGCCCTGTGCCGTTTTGGTTTTCCAGGAAAGAGTAAGATATTCCGACAGTCCGGATTCAGTTTTGTGAAAGTTGTAATTATGGTTTCGGTTGCCTCCGGCTACATTGAAATCACACTTTTCTGCAATGGCTTCCAGTAAAGTAGATTTACCAATTCCGTTTTCACCAACGAAAAAAGTAACGTTGCTCCTGAGCTTAAGATCTAAACCATCGCTCAGAAAAGGAAGGTTGAAAGGAAAATTATGAGGGTGATCTTCTTTCAGATAAATGCGGGATAAGTAGGACATCGTCTATATTTTAATTAAATAGTATCAATTCTTATCAAGCAAAATATATGCAAAATAAAAAAGACCTACATTTCTGTAAGTCTTTTTTGCTCCTCCTGCTGGGCTCGAACCAGCGACCCTCTGATTAACAGTCAGATGCTCTAACCAACTGAGCTAAGGAGGAATGTCCTTTGTTTTAAGTGGTGCAAATATAGGACGAATATTTATACCTTACAAATATTTTTTAGAAAAAATTTCAAAAAAATTATAAACTGCCTGTAAGTGCTTTAAAGATATCACTTCCGAAGATCAGTAACATCAATCCTAACAGGAAGATAACCCCGATCATCTGTGCATTTTCCAGTACTTTCTGAGGAACCGGTTTTCCCGTAACTACCTCCCATAATGTAAATAAAACATGACCTCCGTCAAGTCCCGGAATAGGAATAAGGTTCAGAAATGCTAACCATACAGAAAACATAGCTGTAAAACTCCAGAACAGGCTCCAGTTAATGGATACAGATCCGTCTTTCGACTTTTGTACCGGCATATTTTTAATAATTGCCAGAGGACCTCCCACTTTCTTATATCCCTGAACTTTCTTGTTGAATACCAGTTTGAACTGTTTAACCTGATACGTCAGACTTTCAATACTTCTGGTGTATCCTCTTCCAATAGACTGAATAAAAGTGAAATGCTGTGTATTGGCATACTTCTGAAGCTGCTTATAAGAAGCAATACCCAGTCCTTCCTTAGAAACTTCAAGGCTTAAAGGCTGTAATGCACCAGCTCTTAATACTTCCATATT includes:
- a CDS encoding DUF5686 family protein gives rise to the protein MMSNNNSKYYNLFFLLFISCLTYAQNTANGKITDAKTNKEISGVDIFINDNTEPFLKTSLGTFSVQSDSIIYKLKFSKKNYSTETVTITPESAENIFVKLSQEKENTIAEIVIHNEKPKYKNKKENPAYAIMQEVWKRKRNNGLDKFDTYTYKEYEKIQFDANNLDSAFMSKKIFNKLDFIFDYADSTASGKIGLPIFLNESIYENFGENKPGKKTKRLLVAQKTSGFQDNQVITITAKNLYRDINIYDNTLNYFDIGFPSPVGSNGFSTYDYNLTDTISIHGENAYKIRYQPKRKDVLAFQGYLYIDTDSYAVLGATLKSTQKINVNFINSISTELEYDNPDENTFLPKKFITEIELTPFAKKRTSKSIIAKRSVDYSQYEFNKPLEDKVFTRKQEEYDDKFVDKDDAYWVKARPDSLSKSERGVYEMLDKLQQTPKFNRIVKIYETLASGYYNAFKGIDIGPIFSIYGKNEVEGDRIRLGARTYFGQNDPWRVQFYTAYGFKDQQVKYGAEGRYMFNRVNRFMIGAGTKRDIEQLGVQLTTDDGIMARTFASSTLFARGENASLSSINKTNIFASIEPWKNFQVRVDGTLQSIKSANPEKFSLMYYQNGDLRKTLNDSHVTVSLIARPGAKFSQTGVDRYEHGTLAPTIILKYTRGIEGLFNGDFNYNRLQFMFYKPILMGSWGKTLLSFEAGKTFDTVPLALQNVVPGNQSYSLAQNTFSQLNYYEFVADTYTTLHFEHHFNGKILSYIPLIKKLKLREIAFIRSAYGTLSDASKAINVDGFKYSAPSEQIYFEYGFGIENIGIGNLRIFRVDFNWRGNYLDRPDISTFGVKAGFQVGF
- the rplU gene encoding 50S ribosomal protein L21 encodes the protein MFAIVEIAGLQYKVEQDQKLFVNRLKGEKGDKVSFDKILLTVNGSITVGAPAVSGITVDAEILNHVKADKVIIFKKKRRKGYQVKNGHRQSLTQIQITGITGFEAGAKKVAKKETAKAEILSDNATVNFGEDHELNYHLKKNNLSQSKENREMLTTLGKAVKVELEKNILTHEEVDAAIVKNIDQFKALNK
- a CDS encoding bacteriocin-like protein yields the protein MKNLKKLTKRELKSIGGGALACPPPATTCVQWCSWTAQQRLKCRNMIIDPDPCPC
- the rpmA gene encoding 50S ribosomal protein L27, which translates into the protein MAHKKGVGSSKNGRESHSKRLGVKIFGGQDAIAGNIIIRQRGTQHHPGENVGMGKDHTLFALVDGKVVFRKKANNRSFVSVEANA
- a CDS encoding AAA family ATPase; translated protein: MSYLSRIYLKEDHPHNFPFNLPFLSDGLDLKLRSNVTFFVGENGIGKSTLLEAIAEKCDFNVAGGNRNHNYNFHKTESGLSEYLTLSWKTKTAQGFFMRAESFFNFSTYIDEVAEEDRSVLNAYGGKSLHQQSHGEAFLSLFHNHFQNGIYILDEPESALSPQRQLSLLSIIHKLEKAGKAQFIISSHSPILMSYPGAEIYLLDNKIQKIHYKETEHYQLTRNFLEAPELYFRHLFEDY
- a CDS encoding metalloprotease — its product is MKRNFKFCLLAGAIAAFSLTACRDDKMEESVLPESQSENSKIEQPGELEKSCSYVDQNWSSASVLTTSLQNSTDTNFMNAQMTKIASMWGRSNPTLRFVNDASNFNSTYNAISYSSGKIYYGYAIYYDAKNKGGDIVNAMILAHEYGHQLQYIFNLPSVNESTARPNELEADGFAGYYLRRPNGFNKTSFAEIAAAYEFAQSIGDYQTSSSNHHGTPPQRRSAVRLGFLLGQYDLNAANFDYNFFYYYQGVLNGTYKMGKNSANPEIDAYMSQYMDELRKIQTGEISAEEFKHLK